GGTCAATCGCGGCGATGGTCATGCCGGGGTCAGGGAACACGTTGTCCCAGCCTGAGAACGGCTGGTTGGCCGTGATCAGCAGACTGCGCCGCTCATAGCGCTCGGCGATCAGTTCGAATAGGACACTGGTTTCGGCCTGGTCCTTGCGGGCGTACGACAGGTCGTCCAGGATGATCAGGTCAAAGCGGTCGAGCTTGGCCAGGGCTGCAGGTAACTGCAGGCTCTGCCTGGCTGCCTGCAGCTTCTGGACGATCTCGCTGGTACGCGTGAACAGTACCCTGTACCCAGCGTCGATCAGGGCATGCCCGATGGCCGATCCGAGGTGGCTCTTCCCACCGCCCGGCGGGCCGAAGATCAACACATTGGCACCTTTCTCCAGCCAGGAATCACCGCTCGCCAGTGCCATCACGTGCGCCTTGGAGACCATGGGCACAGCACTGAAGTCGAAGGCAGCCAGCGTCTTGGTTGGATCCAGGCGGGATTCGGTTCGGTGTCGTTCGATACGCCGCTTGGCCCGTTCGGCCAGTTCGTGTTCGAGCAAGGCGCCAAGCAGCCGGGTTGCCTGCCAGCTTTCCTTGTCGGCGCGCTGTGCGAACTCTGGCCAGAGCCGGCCAATGGTGGGCAGGCGCAGTTCGTTGAGCATCAACGTCAGGCGGGCGGCATCAATTGGGAGCGGCGCGTTCATGCTGCGACCCCCTGGCCCAGCAGGGCGTCGTAGCAACTGGTCGCCGGCATCTGGACATGGATGACGGGGTGATCGGCTTGCCGCGGCGAGAACTCCTCGCGCAGCGCTTCCAGATCCGGCAGATCACCATCGCCCAACATGGCTTCCAGGCGCACGGCCAGCACGGCTTCGATACCGTCCATGGCCGCCAGCTCAAGCAGGCCAACCATCGTCTTGCACGCGTCGCGTTGCGACAGCCGGGCATCAAGCTGCTCCCAGGTTCGCCGATAGGCCTCCCGAGGGAACAGATCGTCCCGGAACGCCAGGCCCTTGAAGGCCTGCGGCTTACGTTTGAGCCCCTCAATGAAGTGCCGATAGTCGATAGCGCGGCGGGTGCTGTGCGCGGCGTGGGAGCCCCGAGGAGTGCTGAACACCATGGCTCCGGACAGGTAGCAGTCCAGTCGGTCGCCGTACACACGCACCTTCAGACGGTGACCAATCAGGCGGGACGGCGCGCTGTAGAGGATGCCGCGCACGGTGAATGTGCTGCAACGGGTGACACGCGCTTCCTCTTCGGCAAAGTCCGTCGTGCGCCGGGGAGGCAGGTCCGTCAACTGCTCGCGCTCGAGACGGAACGCCGCTGCATGACGCCGGTTACGACGCATCACGACCTCGCGCAGGAGCGCCTCATAGGCGGCTCGATCCTCGAAGTCCCGGTGGCCGCGCAGCATCAGTGCCTGGTCGACAGCCTCCTTCAGATAGCGGTGGGATGATTCCACACTGCCGTTCTCGTGGCCCAGGCCGCGGTTGTTACGGGTGCCGGTCATCCCATAGTGGTCCAGCAGGGCTTCGTAGCGCGTTGTGAAGTCCTCCTGCTCCTTCAGGTTCTTGAACGCCGCCGAGAGGCTGTCGGTGCGATGTTCTCGCGGGCAGCCGCCGGCCTGCCAGAGCGCGTTCTGCAAGCCCGAGGACAGCGCCTCGAAGCTCTCTCCGCCTTCAACCACTTGGGCGTACTCCCAGCGCGAGAACGCGAACACGAAGTGATACAGGCGGTGAGGGAATGGAACGCCGGAGATGGTGATGCCCAGCGCCTGCATATCGGTGAAGTCCGACAGTGCCCGGATCCCCGGCGCGTGTTCCTGTGGGAAGAAGACTTCTTTGGCCGGTCCAGACACAGCCCGCCACTTGCTGATGCGCCGTTCGAGCGTGCGGCGCATGCTGTCAGGGTATTGGTCGGGATGGTCGTCCTGGAGCTTGCGCAGAATGGTGATGGCTTGCAGGCGCGGCTCGCTAGCAAGCATCGGCACGACCTCGGTGTCCCAGACCTCGACGAATGGATCGGGCCGCGAGCGCCAGTAACGGCGGGGCTTCTGCGAAGGCAGTTGGCTATCACGTTCGATACGCCGGGCACTGCGCACACTGATGCCGGCCTTGGCAGCGGCAATCTCCTGGGTATGCTGTTTGCGTTTGGACATGTAGAGGCTAACCTGTTGGTCGGTAATACGGGTTCCAGACATGGACTGACCGCTTATTGATGCGATCAGCCATCGTAGAACCCGGCCAACTCGGCGCCGCCGGTGGCGGAAACTCTCCGGCGGCTACGCCGCCTCCGAGTTCCCGCCACCGGCCAAGATGTTTGTCGCTACGCCGGACAAAATGATTGTCGCCGCCCAGCCAGGTCGCGCCGCCGTCCCGGCTCTCGAAGATTTGCGTGCCGACCGAGAGGAAAATCACGTTGCCTTCGTCGGGAGAGGCTGCCAGTGAACATAAGCCTGCCGGCTCTGCACCACCACCAATGAAGGTGGCCGCATTGTCGGTGGAGCGCAGGTGCCCCTCGTCACCGCAGATGTCGACAACACCGTGGTGGACGATGACGCTCCACACTCGCATGCCCCCATAGGCTGGCGTGGGATCAATGTAGCGCCACGTGACGCCAGCATCGGTGCTGGTCGCCAGACCGCAGCTTGTGCCCACGTAAATCGTGTTCGCATTCGCGGGGTCAAACGCAATACCGAAAGCCTCGGGCTCCGTCCTGTCCACTGCGAATCGGCAATCACTCGCACTGGGGCGCGCGGTGGGAGGAACTGTCCACGTGGTGCCGCCGTCCCGACTGACGCTGATCCCGGAGTCCGGGGTCGTCTTGCCGTCGAACCGCGAGGTAGCAACGAGGATCGTGGGATTATTCGGACTGAACTTCACATCCCAGACTGCCTGCGCGCGGTGCCCGGGAACATATACCCAGTTGCGCCCGCCGTCGGTCGTTCGATACAGGCCGCCCCATTCGCTGGCCGCAAAGTAGATCTGGTTGTTGGTGGGATGCGCGCCAAGTTTGTTGACGCGCCCCCCCGCTAGCACTGTTTGCATCGGACGTGTGGCGGTCCGAATTGAGTGGGCTGATGTTGTCGATCCGCCAATTGACCTGCGCTTGGGCCACAGGGGAGCCCTGCGATCAATGCAACGCCGAAGGCGGCAATCGCCCTCCGCACACGCTGCCTGAATGGGCTACACCGCACATGTCTTCTTTGTTGTTCGCTCCCCTGCAAGGCGGCAGCAGACTGACCTTCACGCATGATCGCCTCCCCCATTTACGTTGCGATTTTTACCGCGGATTGCTTGACCGCAGGGCGCCTGGTGACAGACGCGAACCCCTTTATGTCTTCGACAAGCCGCCCTTACCTCGGCTGCACGAAATCGGCAGGGCAGACCGGTACTCGGCATACGTTCTCCGCCGCCGTCATGGTTTCGGCATCGCGCTCGTGCACGACGCGCACGCCATAGGTAAGCCCAGGTTGCATGCCTTCGATCACCACGGTGCGCTGAGGGTGCTCCCGCGCGCTTTCGACCCCCTGGGCGACCACGCGCATCTGCTCAAGCCCTCCAGTGCGAGCGTCGCGCTGGAGGGCTTCCTGGAGATCCGCGGGCAAAGTTGCCTGCGCCGAAGGCAGGACGAGCACCTGCCGCAGGCGCTGTGGAGTCAGCGCCGGATCACGGGGCACGATGCGGTTCGCCTGCACCTTGTGGAAGACAGCAGGGTTCACGAGATGTCGTAGGCGCTCCACGTCGAGGCCAGTTAGCGATAGAGCGGCGCGCATGGCTGACCGAGTCGTAGGCTTTCAGGTAGACCTCCTCGTATTTGACGCTGCGCCAAAGGCGTTCGACGAACACGTTGTCGCGCCAACTGCCCTTGCCGTCCATCGACAGTCGGATGCCGCGGTCGAGCACAGCGTCTGTGAACCCCGTCGCGGTGAACTGGCTGCCCTGGTCGGTGTTGACGATCTCCGGCGTGCCGTATTTCGCAAAGGCCTCCTCCAGCGCCTCGACAGCATGGCAGCTCTCCAGAGTGATCGCCACCCGGTGGGCCAGTACTTTGCGGCTCGCCCAGTCCACCACCGCCATCAGATACACGAAGCCCCGCGCCATCGGAATGTAGCTCGTGTCCAGCGCCCACACCTGGTTGGCGCGATCGATCGTCCGGTCGCGCAGTAGGTATGGCCAGATCTTGTGCGCCGCATGCTTGCGGCTCGTGTTGGGGCGACGGTACAGCGCCTCGATGCCCATGCGCTTCATCAGCGTGCGCACGTGCCGGCGGCCGACCGGGATGCTCTCCCGTCGCAACAGGCGGGCCAGCATGCGTGCGCCCGCGAAGGGATGCTCCAGATGCAGTTCGTCGATCCGGCGCATCAGCCTCAGATCCGCGTCGCTGATTGGACGCGGCTGGTAGTAGACGCTCGATCGGGAAATGTCGACCAGCTTGACCTGGCGGCTCACCGGCAGCGGGTGATCGCGGTCAATCATCGCTTTCCGCTCAGCAATCCCGCCTTGCCGAGCGCGTGCTCTAAAAAATCGTTCTCCAGTGTCAATTGGCCTATCTTTGCATGCAGCGCCTTCACGTCCACCGGCGGCTCGGCCGCAGTCTTGGTTTTGCCGCCGCCGAACACGTCCGCGGCGTGCTCCGCCAACTGTTGCTTCCACTCCGTGATCTGGCTCGGGTGCACGTCATACTGCTGGGCCAATTCCGCCAGCGTCTTGTCGCCCTTGAGCGCGGCCATGGCCACCTTGGCCTTGAAGGTTGCCGAGTGGGTCCGTCTGCTTCGTTTCGTCATCTTCTGGATCCTTTATGCCCGCCATTATGGCCGGCTCAGGCCCCAGCTCTTCCACTTAACCGACTGTCCGAATTTCCGCCGCCACCTGTGACACCTATCTCCGCACCTTGCTCATACACGGCGCCAGATCCGTGGTCACTCGAGGTGCGGGAACCGCCTGGCTCGACGAATTGCTCAAGCGACGTCCCTTCAACGTCGCGGTCGCTGCGGTAGCTAACAAACTCGCCAGGACCATCTGGGCAGTATTGGCCAGGCAAGGGAGATATGAGGCACACCTGCCCATAGCTGCATCATAGCCTCCCAAGCGGATACACCAGGACTGATCAACCCTTCTCAAGGAGCGCAAGCAATGATCGCATGATGGCTAACAGGTTGGACCGGGACGAGGAAGACCCGATAGGGAACGTGAGCCGCAAGGCTCGATAATCAGCTGGGTGCGGATTTCGGTGAAGGTGATCAGCGGTTTCGGCGAACGTGATCAGGGAAGGAAGGTGGTACTGCGCGGTCAGGAGATTGTAGCGTAGGTGATCACGATGCCCGTTTCTTGGCGTCGGTTGCCGTGCGCTTGCGCATGGATTCGCCTTTGAGCGCCACCTTGTGCGCCTGGTGGACCAGCCGGTCCAGGATGGCGTCAGCCAGCGTCGGATCATTCAACCACTGGTGCCAATGCTCGATCGGGAGCTGGCTTGTCACGATGGTCGAGCGGGTACCGACGCGGTCGTCCAGAACTTCCAGCAGATCGCCGCGAGCGCTTTCAGAAGGCTCCTGTAGGCCCCAGTCGTCCAGCACCAGAACATCGATGCGTGCGAGTTGCGCCAGGCGGCGCGTAAAGCTCCCGTCGCCGTGGGCGATCTGCAGTTCCTCGAACAGTCGAGGCACCCGCAGATAGAGAGCAGAGAATCCCTGTCGACAGGCCTGCTGAGCAAACGCACAGGCCAACCAGGACTTGCCGGCACCGGTCGCCCCGGTCAGGATGAGGCTCTGAGCGTTGCGGATCCAGTCGCAACTGGCCAGGGTAGCGACCAGCCGCTGATCAAGGCCGCGACTGCCGTCATAGACCACATCCTCGAGGCATGCCTGGGTGTGCTTGAGCTTGGCCGAGCGCAGCAGCCGCTCCAGGCGCCTGGTGTCGCGCCAAGCAATCTCCCGGTCGACCAGCATGGAGAAGCGTTCTTCGAACGGCAGGCTGGAACTGGCGGTCAGGGCAGACTGTTCCTCGAAGGCCCGCGCCATCCCGTCGAGCTTGAGGGCCTTGAGCTGGCCGACGGTGTGTTGCATCAGCATAGTTTTCCTAATGGTAGTAGTCGGGTCCGCGCACGTTGTCGTGCATGGGGGAATGCCACTCGGTTTGCGATACCGGCAGAGTGGCTTGCCGGTCCAGATGGTTTTCAAGGATGGAGACCACAGACTTACGCGTGAGCGAGCCAATGGCGACGGCGCGAGCGCAAGCGGCTTCGAGCCGCTCCTTGCTGTACTTCTTGGCCAGACTCAGCAGACCCAGGCAGGCGCGATAGCCCATCTCGGGATGGCTCTTGTGGGTGAGCTGGTATTCGACGATGACGGCGACGTTGGGCCCAATCGAGGCTGCCCAGTTGAGCAGCCGGCCGGGCGTCCATTCGAGGTGCGCGCGGTGGGCCACCGGCATGTGTTCCTTGACCGTGCTGTGGCTGCCCTTGCGGGTATTGCGCGCGTGCAGCGCCACCCGTTTGCCACCGTACAGGATCTCGATGGTGTGGCGGGTTACGCGAGCCTCGACCGCCTTTCGCACCAGGGCATGCGGCACGCTGTAGTAGTGACCGTCGATCTCGACGTGGTAGTCGACGTTGACGCGGCATTGTTTGAACGTTGCAACTTCGTAGCGCCGCGGCGGCAGCGGTCGCAACACTGGCCGGTCCAACCGCTCGAACCACTCCCGGCGCGTGCCAGGCAGCTTCTTGAACGGTCGGTCATTCAGGTCGGCGACGAGCTTCTTGATGGCCTTGTTGAGCTCGCCCAAGCTGTAAAAGCGATGGTTGCGCAGCCGCGCCAGGATCCACCGCTCGACGATCAGCACGCCGGTCTCGACCTTGGCCTTGTCTTGCGGTTTGCGCGGCCGTGCCGGCAGCATGGCCGTGCCGTAGTGATGAACGAAGTCTTCTGCAGTTCGGGACAGCACTGGCTCGTATCGGTCAGGGCGAGCCACCAGCGCGCGCGGGTTGTCCGGCACAAGCAGCTCAGGCACGCCGCCGGCGAATTCCATCGCACAGACCATTCCCCCGATCCAGTCGGCGGTGGTCTGCCCCCGGGTGGCGCACGCGTATGTGTAATTCGACGCGCCAAGCACAGCGACGAAGATGCTGGCTTCAAACGCAAGGCCGCCTTCCGGGTCCAGAATCGGCACCATCTGACCTGCGAAGTCCGCAAACAGCTTCTCGCCGGCGCGGTGCTGCTGGCGCATGGACCGCTTGAGTGTCGCTGCCCAGTCCCGGTAACGGCAGCAGAACTGCGTGTATTGGTAAATGGGGACCCCGGGATTCGCGTCCAGGTATTCCTCCCACAGCAACTGCAGTGTCACGCCCTTGCGGCGCAGCTCGCGGTGCAGGTAGGGGAAGTCCGGCGTCACCCGTCCGCCCGGGCTGTTGGCCGGCTTCTGTGCGCCGAACAGCCGCTGCTCCAGCGTATCCTCGTTCAGGCTATCCGCCTGCGCCCAATCCAGCCCCGCTGCCTTCGCCATCGCGCGTACTGCGAAACGGCACCAACACTCACACCCGTCGCCCTAGCGATCTGCCGGTGCGAAAGGCCACACGCCCATTTCAGGCGAAGCACTTCCTTGATCTTGCGCATGGTCATCCGGTTGGCCGGCATCAGCTTGCTTCCTTGCAAAAAGGAAGCAGCGTATCGCCGGCGTTCTAGTCCATGCGCAGTCCCACCCCAGCCCTTGCCCGGCCCCATTACGGTGCGTGATCACCCGTTTCGGCTGCTTGATCACCTATTTCGGCAACGTGATCACTCGTTTCGGGATCGTGATCACCGATTTCGGCAGCGTCGTCGAAGTGATCACGTTCCGCCGAAACCAGCGAGCAGCTTCCCGCCGAAACAGGTGATCACGTTCCCCCGAAATCGCTGATCAAGCGCCCCGAAATACGCAGTCTAATTGATCGAAACGCTTTCACAACGTATCGCTCATTAGAGGTCAAAGGTGTCAACTTGTATGCCGCTTGTGACTTGGAAAAAGGGTCGCCGGTATTCAGTTCACCGATCCAACTGCTCCTCATCATGTATTTGCTTGCGCAATGTCGCGAAATGCTCCTGAAGACTTATCCCACATACCGGATGAACGCTCTCCGGAACGACGGCGGCACCGACTTTGGCCCAATCCTCTGCAGTCAGCATCTCCCCTGTTCGTGGCATGACTAGCTTTTCCTCGGAAGATAGATGATTGCGATAGTAAGCAAGATATACTGCCGCTTGCGCCACTAACACGTCTCTAGGCGTTATAACGTCCCATTCGGCGCCCTTGAAGTGGTCAAGTAGTTGGGCGCTGGTTTCCGCGATCACTAGATGTTCCTGTAGAAGTCGATTCACCACGAGCTGTATATCGGGATCTCGCTTCACCAGTAAAGAAAAAGCAACATCCTCTCGAGGGTGATGAATGCGATCGCCATAATCACACATGTACTCGACGATTTTAGCTATCAATCGATAATTAGGATGTCGTCCCTCAAAAAAAGCCCCGATTTGATTTTGGAGTAGGTCTAGTAAATGAGCGAAGTACAAATGATCATTATGCCAATCAGTAATGGTATTGTTCATTTCGTTGGCCATCCCAAGGGATGGGGTTGTTATTGGAATTTAGGTTAAAGTTTTAATTTTTTACCAAAGGCTAACATCCAGTGGCTTTAAAAAAACCAAAAATGCGAGTAAGACAGAGTCCGCGTGATGTTTAACCCGTGTCCATGCCAAGGGGATAGCGCTAGAGCAGTCAAGTTCTCCTCGTGCATTATTCCTGCGCCCCATGACCGTGATCTCATCGTTGACCGGCCGTACACCGCCACACAGCCTATCGGCTTCGTTTCCCATGAACGGAGTGATTGAGTTGTACAGATGTCTGCCATTTCGATATCGTTTGTGAGTTTCACCGGGGATATTAAATATCGGCTCTGAGCTAGGCTTCAACCGGGGGGGGCGCTCATACCATAGGCGTCGTCAAGGCAGGCTCTCAAGAAACATCCAATCGCAATATATATGCCAATGGCATGGCGCTTTGGCAATGCGCAATGTAATTAGACATCGAATGTCATAGATGCGACTGTTTGTCGTAAATCAAACGGCAGGCCGGTGTTTGACAACTGCGAAAGGCAGAACCATTTCCGGCCTGCTTCGACAGGCGGAATTGTGTGTAGGAGCTCTCAACCCTACTGTTGTGAATGGGTTGCCGTGCTGCTTTTCACACTACTGCAAGCAGGAACGCCGTGGTATATCTTCGACCAGGCCCCCGCTAAAGGCACCTCATTACACACAACTCCTGGCGGCTGGTGCTCTGCAGAAAGTCGTTTACGGTCAATGACATAGCGGGTGGGGTTGTAAACTCTTTCGGAATGTCGTTCACTCTTGCAATTTGGGCGGCACATGCAGCGAGAGGCAACGAGTTGGGCAGCGGCGGAATTCAAGGACATTGACTTGGGCGACCAGCGCCTGAACAAGCGGGCGGTGCTGCTAGCGGAGCGGCTCGCAGAGAAGCCGACGGCAAGCATACCCAGCGCATGCGGCGGCTGGGAGGAAACGGCTGCGGCGTACCGCTTCCTGGCTCAGGATGAACTGGACTGGCGCGATATTCTGGCGCCCCATTGGCAGAGTTCAGCCGAGCGGATGCGAGCTTGCGAAGTGGTGCTATGCATCCAAGACACGACGGAGCTGGACTTTAACGGCCAGGCCATCGCAGGCCTGGGACCGCTGTCGTATGAGGCGCAACGTGAGCTATATCTGCACCCGACTTACGCGGTAACGCCAGCGCGCGAACCGCTGGGCGTGCTTGACGCCTACATGGGGGCGCGCGAGCCCAAGGGTGCGGATGGCGTTCGCCCCGGCATCAAGGAAAGTACCATTGGACCGAAGGATATGAGCGGGTTGCCGAACAGGCGACCGCACTGCCTGCCACGCGACTCGTCTATGTGACTGACAGAGAGTCGGACATCATGGCGTTGATGATCAAGGCAAAGGAGTTGGGCCACCCGGCGGATTGGCTACTGCGCTCGCAGCACAAT
The Cupriavidus taiwanensis LMG 19424 DNA segment above includes these coding regions:
- the istB gene encoding IS21-like element helper ATPase IstB, which encodes MNAPLPIDAARLTLMLNELRLPTIGRLWPEFAQRADKESWQATRLLGALLEHELAERAKRRIERHRTESRLDPTKTLAAFDFSAVPMVSKAHVMALASGDSWLEKGANVLIFGPPGGGKSHLGSAIGHALIDAGYRVLFTRTSEIVQKLQAARQSLQLPAALAKLDRFDLIILDDLSYARKDQAETSVLFELIAERYERRSLLITANQPFSGWDNVFPDPGMTIAAIDRLVHHSTIFEMNVESYRRRTASDKQSARRRQSSSDNDNHRDIDNGATTMT
- the istA gene encoding IS21 family transposase, which gives rise to MSGTRITDQQVSLYMSKRKQHTQEIAAAKAGISVRSARRIERDSQLPSQKPRRYWRSRPDPFVEVWDTEVVPMLASEPRLQAITILRKLQDDHPDQYPDSMRRTLERRISKWRAVSGPAKEVFFPQEHAPGIRALSDFTDMQALGITISGVPFPHRLYHFVFAFSRWEYAQVVEGGESFEALSSGLQNALWQAGGCPREHRTDSLSAAFKNLKEQEDFTTRYEALLDHYGMTGTRNNRGLGHENGSVESSHRYLKEAVDQALMLRGHRDFEDRAAYEALLREVVMRRNRRHAAAFRLEREQLTDLPPRRTTDFAEEEARVTRCSTFTVRGILYSAPSRLIGHRLKVRVYGDRLDCYLSGAMVFSTPRGSHAAHSTRRAIDYRHFIEGLKRKPQAFKGLAFRDDLFPREAYRRTWEQLDARLSQRDACKTMVGLLELAAMDGIEAVLAVRLEAMLGDGDLPDLEALREEFSPRQADHPVIHVQMPATSCYDALLGQGVAA
- a CDS encoding WD40/YVTN/BNR-like repeat-containing protein; translation: MQTVLAGGRVNKLGAHPTNNQIYFAASEWGGLYRTTDGGRNWVYVPGHRAQAVWDVKFSPNNPTILVATSRFDGKTTPDSGISVSRDGGTTWTVPPTARPSASDCRFAVDRTEPEAFGIAFDPANANTIYVGTSCGLATSTDAGVTWRYIDPTPAYGGMRVWSVIVHHGVVDICGDEGHLRSTDNAATFIGGGAEPAGLCSLAASPDEGNVIFLSVGTQIFESRDGGATWLGGDNHFVRRSDKHLGRWRELGGGVAAGEFPPPAAPSWPGSTMADRINKRSVHVWNPYYRPTG
- the istB gene encoding IS21-like element ISRme9 family helper ATPase IstB, which codes for MLMQHTVGQLKALKLDGMARAFEEQSALTASSSLPFEERFSMLVDREIAWRDTRRLERLLRSAKLKHTQACLEDVVYDGSRGLDQRLVATLASCDWIRNAQSLILTGATGAGKSWLACAFAQQACRQGFSALYLRVPRLFEELQIAHGDGSFTRRLAQLARIDVLVLDDWGLQEPSESARGDLLEVLDDRVGTRSTIVTSQLPIEHWHQWLNDPTLADAILDRLVHQAHKVALKGESMRKRTATDAKKRAS
- a CDS encoding hemerythrin domain-containing protein is translated as MNNTITDWHNDHLYFAHLLDLLQNQIGAFFEGRHPNYRLIAKIVEYMCDYGDRIHHPREDVAFSLLVKRDPDIQLVVNRLLQEHLVIAETSAQLLDHFKGAEWDVITPRDVLVAQAAVYLAYYRNHLSSEEKLVMPRTGEMLTAEDWAKVGAAVVPESVHPVCGISLQEHFATLRKQIHDEEQLDR